ACACTTCCCGGTGCTCGATGCCGAGCAGACTCGCGGCGGCCCGGAAACCGGCGGTGTGATGGCCGACCGCGAGGGACCAGTGGTGGCCGACGCCCGTGGCGCTCCACGCATCCACCCACTCGCCGGGATCACGGCCGAACGCCACCCGGCTCGTGGTGTTGCCGATCTCCAGCAGCGGGCCGGGGACGACGGTGCCCTCGGAGGTGATGAACGACAGGCTGCCGTCCGCGTCCTGGCCGAGGCCGAGCAGGGTGACGGGGCCGTGCCGGACGTCGAACTCCACGCTGACGCCCCAGCCGCGCTTGCCGTGATACACACCCAGGCCGCGCAGCAGCGGATCACGCGCGCTGACGGCGAGGTGGGCGGGCCCGTCGTGGCCCATCTCCACGACCTCGTCCTCGAAGTCGAGGGCCTGGATCTCGGTGAAGGACCCTCCGGCACCGACACTCTGCGAGACCAACTGGGCGACACTGGTGCGCAGTTCGTACTCGCCGGCGGCGGGCACGCCCCGGGCGGTGAGCAGGGAGGCGCCCAGGATCATGCCGGCGCCGAGCCGCTCGTGCAGTTCGCCGTCGAGACCGCGGTGGTAGTACGCGAGGGTGTCGAGGCCGAAGTCCTCGACGAGCCGGTCGAGCGCGACGGACACGGTCGCTCCCCACGCGAAGTCCTCGTCCACCACGCTGTCGTCGAGGGTGAAGACCTGCCGGGCGAGATCCATGCGGGCGCGGGTCTCGGCCTCCGTCACCTTCTCCACCCGGTGCCGCAGGTCGTCGAACTCCAGCACCTCCACATGCGAGCCGAACGTCGCCGGAAGCAGCGTCAGATCGGTCGACACGTCGAGCATGCCGGGATACAGGTGGCCCATCAGGCCGTGCCGGGCGTGCCGCAGGGCGGCGCGGACATGTGCGGCGCGTACCCACTGCTCGATGCGCCGCCAGGCGGCCTCCTGGCGCAGCCAGCCCGAGACCGACCGGAAGGGGATGCCGGCGCGACGGAAGACGTTGCCGATCTCGGGCACCGAGCACTGCGCGCAGTACGCCAGCCAGTCGCCGGTGTCGAAGGTGGCGTGGTCCATCCGCTCCGACGGCTGGAGGTCGATGACCAGAATCGGGGTGTGTGAGCGCTGGGCGATCGGCAGCACCATCGACGAGGTCAGATACGTCGTCAGGAAGAGCACGATCAGGTCGCAGTCCGTACGGCGGAGCCGCTCGGCGGCGGCCGCGCCCTCCTGGGCGTCGGAGACGAAGCCGACATCGGTGACCTCCGCGTCCATCCCTCGCAGGCGCTCGGTGACGTACGCGGCCGACTCCTTCAACCGCGGGAGGAGACCGGGGAACTGCGGCCAGTACGTGCCGAGTCCGCCGGCGACCAGGCCGATGCGGGTACGGCGGCGGGTCACCGGGGGG
The nucleotide sequence above comes from Streptomyces sp. NL15-2K. Encoded proteins:
- a CDS encoding L-fucose/L-arabinose isomerase family protein translates to MATTDTPTVTADRAAALRDLLPPVTRRRTRIGLVAGGLGTYWPQFPGLLPRLKESAAYVTERLRGMDAEVTDVGFVSDAQEGAAAAERLRRTDCDLIVLFLTTYLTSSMVLPIAQRSHTPILVIDLQPSERMDHATFDTGDWLAYCAQCSVPEIGNVFRRAGIPFRSVSGWLRQEAAWRRIEQWVRAAHVRAALRHARHGLMGHLYPGMLDVSTDLTLLPATFGSHVEVLEFDDLRHRVEKVTEAETRARMDLARQVFTLDDSVVDEDFAWGATVSVALDRLVEDFGLDTLAYYHRGLDGELHERLGAGMILGASLLTARGVPAAGEYELRTSVAQLVSQSVGAGGSFTEIQALDFEDEVVEMGHDGPAHLAVSARDPLLRGLGVYHGKRGWGVSVEFDVRHGPVTLLGLGQDADGSLSFITSEGTVVPGPLLEIGNTTSRVAFGRDPGEWVDAWSATGVGHHWSLAVGHHTAGFRAAASLLGIEHREV